One Bacteroidota bacterium genomic region harbors:
- a CDS encoding 23S rRNA (pseudouridine(1915)-N(3))-methyltransferase RlmH: MKIQFWSIGKSHEAYIKPGVEEFTHRISKYYKVEWNLIPVPKNAGMMSEMDLKKKEGEMILNFLSKDDYLVVLDERGKLLSSEGLAEFIQKRGNESVKSLIFLVGGAFGIDDTVLQRANFKWSLSHLVFPHQLVRLILAEQVYRACTILKNEKYHHK, encoded by the coding sequence ATGAAAATACAATTCTGGAGTATAGGGAAAAGTCATGAAGCATATATCAAACCCGGTGTGGAAGAATTCACTCACCGCATCTCTAAATATTATAAAGTTGAATGGAACCTGATACCCGTTCCGAAAAATGCCGGCATGATGAGTGAAATGGATCTGAAAAAGAAAGAGGGTGAAATGATCTTAAATTTCTTAAGCAAAGACGATTATCTTGTCGTATTAGATGAAAGAGGAAAGCTATTAAGCAGCGAAGGACTCGCTGAATTTATACAGAAGAGAGGAAATGAAAGTGTGAAGAGTTTGATCTTCCTGGTTGGTGGTGCTTTTGGAATTGATGATACAGTATTGCAAAGGGCAAATTTTAAATGGAGCCTTTCACATCTTGTATTTCCTCACCAGTTGGTAAGATTGATCTTAGCCGAACAGGTCTACCGGGCATGCACCATTCTTAAAAATGAAAAATACCATCACAAATAA
- a CDS encoding tetratricopeptide repeat protein: protein MAKKGSIVILLLLLGLLQVKYLHAQAPPKLRDSTITGPQTFAIILGISKYKYVRELQYADKDAELFHDFLKSPAGGSLSDDNIFMLLNEQAMSTNFWSKGNKWLKAKSLRDKDRLFIYLAGHGDAIDEDEFFFLTYETNPAGDKNNYLAGGSIQLYNLKSRIEEMTGKGVEVYFIMDACRSNELPGGKDGQAALTKAITQKSSGEITMLATGAGQESFEDGKIGGTGHGLFTYFLVDGLNGSADESKDKKVSLYELKSYIDKNVPSFAMTKFHKKQEPYICCPETKDPMISQIDTAYLRKWIQVKDQYLKSGGNAFQARYKYRHFYEDTVLIQSYNAFNKAIKENKLTGDKSAEYYYEQMVKKYPGDPYTSDAQSTLAAEFVNVAQEKINLYLDCKDASTIQKIRSQMSETVEDEGGEGSSSLDRMEKIARQEFYEVGLMLEKAIKLIEPDDPQYAKSLTGRMYFFKARGYFGRDRKTVDIKRAFQYAYTAITTEKDAAYLMNTLSSLHMDNQRYDSSIYYALKAIAKAPKWRYPYLNLAFSYRSLAQPDLATKYYRRAIDLDPTISDAWVDLGSYYQTLNRADSAIYNYRQALIIEPKNTYATNNIGWIYMSRKKYDSAIIYFRKSITLDPKFINAYNGMSKAFIEKRQYDSARVYFDKAFVNYQDKATVNIYIGNFYKQLKEYDSAKVYYRRAILFDPNYEESYNNMGRIFFETKEYDSAKAYYRQALAVNPFSAFSLINTGLVFREQKQLDSTYSYFQKAINLEPRNNIILNNLGVVFKQDKKYDSAKSYFKRALQIRPDYLPAYNNLMRLFKELDQVDSVTNFLKDNRGFNDANSGSLNEIGLAFLDLKRYDSARTYLRKSLAYDPSNANTYGHIGLVFLRENKKLDSARIYLRKAITLDPDNTYANLNLASVFKQMNQLDSAGYYYQKQLTRRGGASATVYASVGGYFYDLKVFDSAIVYYKKALALDNSSVQVVNSIGASYQRLEQNDSAALYYIRAVQMDSTYPKAASNLGLLYHSMSKFDSAIVYLEKGVRLEPRNANLHYQLACSYALSDKKEPAVRYLQLAIDKGFKDYESLITDPDLVSLKNFKPFVDLVKKYTGQ, encoded by the coding sequence ATGGCAAAAAAAGGTTCCATTGTTATTTTGCTTCTCTTACTCGGCTTGTTGCAAGTCAAGTATTTACATGCGCAGGCTCCACCCAAGCTCCGTGACTCAACTATTACCGGGCCTCAGACCTTTGCAATTATCCTTGGTATTTCCAAATACAAATATGTTCGTGAGCTTCAGTACGCAGATAAGGATGCCGAATTGTTCCATGATTTTTTAAAATCTCCTGCCGGCGGCTCTTTGAGCGATGACAATATTTTTATGCTATTGAATGAGCAGGCTATGTCCACGAATTTCTGGAGCAAAGGGAATAAATGGCTGAAGGCAAAAAGCCTGCGAGACAAGGACCGACTTTTTATCTATCTCGCCGGACATGGAGATGCAATTGATGAAGATGAATTTTTCTTTCTTACTTATGAAACTAACCCGGCAGGCGATAAGAACAATTATCTCGCCGGGGGTAGCATTCAGTTATATAACCTGAAAAGTCGTATTGAGGAAATGACCGGTAAAGGAGTAGAAGTGTACTTTATCATGGATGCTTGTCGTAGTAATGAGCTGCCCGGTGGTAAAGATGGCCAGGCAGCACTTACAAAGGCGATTACTCAAAAATCATCTGGTGAAATAACCATGCTTGCAACTGGTGCGGGACAGGAATCATTTGAAGATGGAAAGATTGGCGGAACGGGTCATGGTCTCTTTACTTATTTTCTAGTGGACGGATTAAACGGCTCAGCAGATGAATCAAAAGATAAGAAGGTATCACTGTATGAGCTTAAGTCATATATTGATAAGAACGTTCCCTCTTTTGCGATGACAAAATTTCATAAAAAACAGGAACCCTATATCTGCTGTCCGGAGACAAAGGATCCGATGATCTCACAGATCGACACTGCTTATTTGCGTAAATGGATACAAGTAAAGGATCAATATTTAAAATCGGGGGGGAATGCATTTCAAGCCAGATATAAGTACAGACATTTTTATGAGGATACCGTATTGATACAATCGTACAATGCTTTCAACAAAGCCATAAAAGAAAATAAACTGACGGGTGATAAATCTGCTGAGTACTATTATGAGCAGATGGTAAAAAAATATCCAGGTGATCCATATACTTCGGATGCACAGTCAACACTTGCTGCTGAGTTCGTGAATGTGGCACAGGAAAAAATCAATCTTTATCTTGATTGTAAGGATGCGTCGACGATTCAAAAGATAAGAAGCCAGATGTCGGAAACAGTAGAAGATGAGGGAGGGGAAGGGAGTTCAAGTCTTGACCGGATGGAAAAAATTGCACGACAGGAATTCTATGAAGTGGGGTTGATGCTGGAGAAAGCTATAAAATTGATTGAACCTGATGATCCGCAGTATGCAAAATCATTAACCGGCAGGATGTATTTTTTTAAAGCAAGAGGTTATTTCGGCAGGGATAGGAAAACAGTTGATATCAAAAGAGCATTTCAATATGCTTATACCGCTATTACTACTGAAAAGGATGCTGCCTACCTGATGAACACACTTTCATCATTGCATATGGACAACCAACGTTACGACAGTTCGATCTATTATGCATTAAAAGCGATTGCAAAGGCGCCGAAATGGAGATATCCCTATCTGAACCTTGCATTTTCTTACCGCAGTCTTGCCCAGCCGGATCTTGCTACAAAATATTATCGTCGGGCAATTGATTTGGATCCGACCATTTCTGATGCATGGGTTGACTTAGGAAGTTATTACCAAACATTGAACCGGGCGGACTCTGCTATTTATAATTACAGGCAGGCTTTGATAATAGAACCAAAAAATACTTATGCTACAAATAATATCGGTTGGATTTATATGAGCCGAAAAAAATATGACTCTGCTATTATTTATTTCAGAAAAAGTATAACGCTTGATCCGAAGTTCATCAATGCCTATAATGGTATGAGCAAAGCTTTTATTGAAAAGCGACAGTATGATTCAGCACGGGTTTATTTTGACAAAGCATTTGTCAACTACCAGGATAAAGCAACTGTAAATATCTATATCGGTAATTTTTACAAACAGTTAAAAGAATATGATTCTGCAAAAGTGTATTACAGGCGGGCTATCTTATTTGACCCTAATTATGAAGAGTCCTATAATAACATGGGAAGAATTTTCTTTGAAACAAAAGAATATGATTCTGCAAAAGCGTATTACAGGCAGGCATTGGCTGTAAATCCTTTTTCTGCATTTTCACTGATCAATACTGGTCTTGTGTTCAGAGAGCAAAAGCAATTGGATAGTACTTATAGTTATTTTCAGAAAGCAATTAATCTTGAGCCGAGAAATAATATTATCCTGAATAATCTCGGTGTGGTATTTAAACAAGATAAAAAGTATGACTCTGCGAAAAGCTATTTCAAACGGGCATTGCAAATACGTCCAGATTACCTGCCAGCTTATAATAACCTGATGCGTTTGTTCAAAGAACTTGACCAGGTTGACTCTGTTACGAACTTCCTGAAAGATAACCGCGGATTTAATGATGCAAACTCTGGCTCATTGAATGAGATCGGCTTGGCCTTCCTTGATTTGAAGCGATATGATTCGGCAAGAACCTACCTGCGCAAATCGCTTGCTTATGATCCATCCAATGCCAATACCTATGGACATATTGGATTAGTATTCCTGCGGGAAAACAAAAAACTGGACTCGGCAAGAATTTATTTGCGCAAAGCGATCACTCTCGATCCTGATAATACGTATGCTAATCTTAATCTTGCATCCGTCTTTAAGCAGATGAATCAACTGGATTCAGCGGGATATTATTATCAGAAACAATTAACAAGGAGAGGAGGCGCAAGTGCAACAGTTTATGCAAGCGTTGGCGGTTATTTTTATGATCTGAAAGTTTTTGATTCAGCAATTGTTTATTATAAAAAGGCATTGGCGTTAGATAACTCTTCAGTGCAGGTGGTAAATAGTATCGGTGCATCCTATCAGCGACTTGAACAAAATGACTCTGCAGCGCTTTACTATATCCGGGCTGTGCAGATGGATTCTACTTATCCGAAAGCAGCGTCTAATCTTGGTTTGTTGTATCATTCAATGAGTAAATTTGACTCTGCCATCGTCTATCTTGAAAAAGGAGTACGACTTGAACCACGCAACGCCAACTTGCATTACCAATTGGCCTGCAGTTATGCACTAAGTGATAAGAAAGAACCAGCAGTTCGTTATTTGCAACTGGCAATTGATAAAGGCTTCAAAGATTATGAAAGCCTGATCACAGATCCTGATCTCGTTAGCCTAAAAAATTTCAAACCATTTGTCGATCTCGTAAAAAAATATACAGGACAGTAG
- a CDS encoding insulinase family protein, translated as MKRIFAHALFLLAVSSQAQMKADDVKTFTLKNGMKFLVIEDNSIPNANMYMFYKVGSRNEYQGITGLSHFFEHMMFNGAKKYGPKMFDQTMEFNGGANNAYTTENVTVYTNWFPSSATEVIFDLEGDRISSLSIDPKMVESERGVVISERSTGLENSPWNVLFQTAQGVAFLEHPYHWPVIGYLDDMKNWKQADLERYFKTYYAPNNCVTVISGNVKFDEVKKLAEKYIEPIPAQAAPPKVNIVEPPQNGERRVVMQKDVATPYIGIGWHVPEAKHEDYYALTLLSDILTSGRSSRLYSSLVDKKQLATNIFANFGESFDPTLFNIAGVTAKNISELDLEKAIYEELDKIKKDGVTDNELQKVKNQKLMEFYGQVETINGKSNNIGTYEVFFGDYRKMFDAPAAFNKVTSDDIKKVVTKYFTKSNRTVGILKSNTEE; from the coding sequence ATGAAAAGAATATTTGCACATGCTTTGTTCCTGCTTGCCGTTTCATCGCAGGCACAGATGAAAGCGGATGATGTAAAAACATTTACATTGAAGAACGGAATGAAATTCCTTGTCATCGAGGACAATTCAATTCCTAATGCCAATATGTATATGTTTTACAAGGTAGGTAGCCGAAACGAATACCAGGGTATTACAGGTCTCTCCCATTTTTTTGAACACATGATGTTTAACGGTGCCAAAAAATATGGTCCGAAAATGTTTGACCAGACTATGGAATTTAACGGCGGCGCCAATAACGCTTATACAACAGAGAATGTAACGGTGTACACCAACTGGTTTCCATCTTCAGCAACTGAGGTGATCTTCGATCTGGAAGGTGACCGCATTTCCAGTCTCAGCATTGACCCTAAAATGGTGGAGAGTGAAAGAGGTGTTGTAATAAGTGAAAGAAGCACTGGTCTTGAGAATTCACCATGGAATGTACTTTTTCAAACTGCACAAGGTGTAGCGTTCTTAGAACATCCTTATCATTGGCCGGTAATCGGATACCTGGACGATATGAAGAATTGGAAACAAGCTGACCTTGAACGTTATTTTAAAACTTACTACGCACCGAATAATTGTGTAACAGTTATTTCGGGTAATGTAAAGTTTGATGAAGTAAAAAAGCTGGCTGAAAAATATATTGAGCCAATACCTGCACAAGCCGCACCTCCGAAAGTGAACATAGTTGAACCGCCACAAAACGGCGAACGCAGAGTCGTGATGCAAAAAGATGTAGCTACACCCTATATCGGGATTGGCTGGCATGTACCGGAAGCAAAGCATGAAGATTATTATGCGCTAACATTATTAAGCGATATTCTTACCAGTGGACGTTCATCAAGATTATACAGTTCGTTGGTTGATAAAAAGCAACTGGCAACAAATATCTTCGCCAATTTTGGTGAGAGCTTCGATCCTACGCTTTTCAACATTGCAGGTGTAACTGCAAAAAACATCAGCGAACTGGACCTGGAAAAAGCTATTTATGAGGAACTGGATAAAATAAAAAAAGATGGTGTTACTGATAACGAACTACAGAAAGTAAAAAATCAAAAGCTGATGGAGTTTTATGGACAGGTGGAAACAATCAATGGTAAATCAAATAACATCGGCACTTATGAAGTGTTCTTTGGTGATTACCGGAAAATGTTTGATGCACCCGCAGCATTTAATAAAGTAACATCAGATGATATTAAAAAGGTGGTAACAAAATATTTTACCAAATCAAACCGTACGGTAGGAATTTTAAAATCAAATACTGAAGAATAA
- a CDS encoding rhomboid family intramembrane serine protease translates to MLSLTVIICILTVLLSFSAFNNHKLINDLIFWPAELTRRNQWYRFITYGFIHGDFMHLIFNMIALYSFGESIENYFKDPVLFGENGGLVFLGFYFSALIISVIPDYFQHRDHYHYRALGASGAVSAIIFSAILFNPMGGIGFAFLPGINIPGFIFAVLYLVVSTILAKKGQDNIGHMAHITGSVYGLLFTYLATKLFTDYDVIDVFLRRIQSGF, encoded by the coding sequence ATGCTGAGCTTAACTGTTATCATCTGCATCCTGACTGTTCTGCTTTCTTTTTCCGCATTTAACAATCACAAACTTATAAATGATCTGATCTTTTGGCCTGCTGAGCTTACAAGACGCAATCAATGGTATCGCTTCATCACTTATGGTTTTATTCATGGCGATTTTATGCACCTGATCTTTAATATGATTGCCCTGTATTCTTTTGGAGAAAGTATTGAAAATTATTTTAAAGACCCGGTCTTGTTTGGGGAAAATGGTGGTCTTGTGTTTCTTGGTTTTTATTTCTCTGCTTTAATAATTTCTGTTATTCCTGATTATTTTCAGCACAGGGACCATTATCATTACCGTGCATTAGGTGCTTCGGGTGCAGTGTCTGCAATTATTTTTTCTGCCATATTGTTTAACCCCATGGGCGGAATCGGTTTTGCATTTTTACCCGGCATCAATATTCCCGGATTTATTTTCGCTGTGCTGTATCTCGTTGTATCAACTATCCTTGCAAAGAAAGGCCAGGATAATATTGGCCATATGGCACATATCACCGGCAGTGTTTATGGATTACTCTTTACTTATCTTGCCACAAAACTCTTTACAGACTATGATGTGATTGATGTTTTCTTGCGCAGAATACAATCAGGATTTTAG
- a CDS encoding CHASE2 domain-containing protein: protein MKLPFHKRIFHHSKRYARHLTKYLYERDTIFATLSVFIFLFLLGIIPINFYVLNPMKMALKDFDFNDIAYAKTHKDDGIKIDRRIVIVNIGTLDRAQMGFLIEAVNAYKPKVIGLDTFFEGERESEKDSILREAFRKTKNLVAVSVAEADEHGKIKIKKNNFDDVLPKRGYANLVGEDVGTIRYYAPFDDIDGKRYPQITSAIVKEYNDTTYKKLEKRHKEVETINYTRTVNNEDKKKYQVVEPEELFADGIDTNMLRGKIVLLGYINLDPNNIEDKKFTPMNSKFYGKQHPDMNGIIVQANIISMVLDGEYVNKMPAWVAWIFALLIGWLHMSLYIRFYLEDHIWFHLVAKLTQVFSVIFFAYLGMIIYDKFRVRLEMKYTLYVIALAVDVIYFYEALVTWMHKKFGYATIFGHHHHEHGTEEAHHPAVHSTHEQHTNTHEAH from the coding sequence ATGAAGCTACCATTTCACAAACGCATTTTCCATCATTCCAAAAGGTATGCAAGACATCTTACAAAATATCTCTACGAAAGAGATACGATTTTTGCTACCCTTTCAGTGTTCATATTCCTGTTTTTGCTGGGCATAATACCTATCAATTTCTATGTGCTGAACCCGATGAAAATGGCCCTGAAGGATTTTGATTTTAATGATATTGCTTATGCAAAAACTCATAAAGATGATGGTATAAAGATTGACAGGCGGATTGTAATAGTTAACATTGGTACATTGGACAGGGCACAAATGGGATTCCTTATCGAAGCTGTAAATGCATATAAACCCAAAGTGATCGGGCTTGATACTTTTTTTGAAGGTGAGAGGGAATCTGAAAAAGATTCAATCTTAAGAGAAGCATTCAGAAAAACAAAAAACCTCGTAGCGGTAAGTGTGGCCGAAGCTGATGAACATGGTAAGATAAAGATCAAGAAAAACAATTTTGATGATGTACTTCCCAAACGTGGTTATGCCAACCTTGTCGGCGAAGATGTAGGTACCATACGCTATTATGCTCCATTCGATGATATAGACGGTAAAAGGTACCCTCAAATTACTTCTGCAATCGTAAAAGAATACAACGATACCACCTATAAGAAATTAGAAAAAAGGCATAAGGAGGTGGAAACAATAAATTATACCAGGACGGTAAACAATGAGGACAAAAAGAAATACCAGGTAGTTGAACCTGAGGAATTGTTTGCAGATGGAATTGATACTAATATGCTCAGGGGAAAGATCGTTCTTCTTGGCTATATTAATCTTGATCCCAATAATATAGAAGATAAAAAGTTTACCCCCATGAATAGCAAATTCTATGGTAAACAGCACCCGGATATGAATGGAATCATCGTTCAGGCAAATATTATCTCGATGGTTCTGGATGGAGAATACGTTAATAAAATGCCGGCATGGGTAGCCTGGATATTTGCCCTTTTGATTGGCTGGCTGCATATGTCCCTTTATATCCGGTTTTACCTTGAGGATCATATCTGGTTTCACCTGGTCGCTAAGCTTACCCAGGTGTTTTCAGTGATATTTTTTGCGTATCTTGGCATGATTATTTACGATAAGTTCAGAGTAAGGCTGGAAATGAAGTATACGCTGTATGTAATCGCCCTTGCTGTTGACGTGATTTACTTCTACGAAGCCTTAGTTACCTGGATGCACAAAAAATTTGGTTATGCAACCATTTTCGGCCACCATCATCATGAACATGGGACAGAAGAAGCCCATCACCCTGCTGTACATTCAACACATGAACAACATACAAATACCCACGAGGCCCATTAA
- a CDS encoding insulinase family protein — MQRIFYILAICLFTGISLNAQSYKLPPYEKFKLKNGLTVYLMEQHEVPIISVSVILPAGAIYDGEKSGLALLTSFALKHGTKNFNKQKLDEELDFLGASIGTSSSKESASLSARMATKDKDKVLNMLKEVLLEPTFDAGEFEKEKKRWLVTLEQQKESPRSVIGSYFDKFLYGDHVYGNIGSGKISTVTPLTVDDVKKFYAENYLPEGAAISIAGDFKMAEMKTTVTNLFSEWKKGTKPQVNLASKPITKPGKQQVLLINKDDAKETTFYIGAPGISRNNPDYVSIDVINTLFGGRFTSMLNDELRVNTGLTYGANSRFAALKNGGSFVISTFTAGKTTEPAIDKALEVLDKLHKDGIDEKSLASAKNYVKGQFPPRYETAGQLANLMTQMFWYNFDESFINNFEKNVDGLTLDKAKEIIAKYFPKDKLQFVLVGKSADIKKIAEKYGPVTEVQIKEEVKKAF, encoded by the coding sequence ATGCAAAGAATATTTTATATACTGGCTATTTGTTTGTTTACCGGCATTAGTTTAAATGCACAATCGTACAAACTACCGCCTTACGAGAAATTCAAATTGAAAAACGGGCTAACCGTTTATTTGATGGAGCAGCATGAAGTACCCATCATCAGTGTATCGGTAATTTTACCGGCAGGTGCCATTTATGATGGAGAAAAATCAGGCCTGGCATTGTTAACTTCTTTTGCGTTGAAGCATGGCACAAAAAATTTCAACAAACAAAAATTGGATGAAGAACTTGATTTTCTTGGCGCAAGTATAGGCACTTCATCTTCAAAAGAATCAGCAAGTCTTTCAGCAAGAATGGCCACAAAGGATAAAGACAAAGTGTTGAACATGCTTAAAGAAGTTTTGCTGGAACCAACATTTGATGCAGGAGAGTTTGAAAAAGAAAAAAAGCGTTGGCTTGTTACTCTTGAGCAGCAGAAAGAAAGTCCCCGTTCCGTTATCGGTTCTTATTTTGATAAGTTTTTATACGGCGATCATGTATATGGAAATATCGGATCGGGAAAAATTTCAACTGTTACCCCACTTACTGTTGATGACGTAAAGAAATTTTATGCTGAAAATTATTTGCCCGAAGGAGCTGCCATTTCAATTGCCGGTGATTTTAAAATGGCTGAAATGAAAACGACTGTTACCAATCTTTTTTCTGAATGGAAAAAAGGAACTAAGCCACAGGTTAATCTTGCTTCAAAACCAATTACAAAACCAGGTAAGCAACAGGTCTTACTCATTAATAAAGACGATGCGAAAGAAACAACTTTTTATATCGGTGCACCGGGTATCAGCCGAAACAATCCTGATTATGTTTCAATAGATGTGATCAATACATTATTCGGTGGCCGTTTTACATCTATGCTCAATGATGAGCTGCGGGTAAATACCGGTTTGACTTATGGTGCAAATAGCCGTTTCGCTGCACTTAAGAACGGTGGCAGTTTTGTTATTTCAACTTTCACAGCCGGTAAAACAACTGAGCCTGCAATTGATAAAGCACTGGAAGTTTTGGATAAACTGCATAAAGATGGTATCGATGAAAAATCGTTGGCTTCTGCAAAAAATTATGTGAAGGGACAATTTCCTCCACGTTATGAAACAGCCGGTCAGTTAGCTAATTTAATGACCCAAATGTTCTGGTATAATTTTGATGAATCGTTCATCAACAATTTTGAAAAGAATGTTGACGGACTGACATTAGATAAAGCAAAAGAAATAATTGCTAAATATTTTCCTAAGGATAAGCTGCAGTTTGTACTGGTTGGCAAATCAGCAGACATTAAAAAGATAGCAGAGAAATACGGCCCGGTAACAGAAGTGCAGATAAAAGAAGAAGTGAAGAAAGCGTTTTAG